In Labrus bergylta chromosome 5, fLabBer1.1, whole genome shotgun sequence, the genomic window CTGTGCGGAAAGTGCTGTGAAACCACATGGCGTGGTCCAGGGAAGCGGAGAACTTGGCTCTGTAGTTTGGATAAGGCAGCAGCGCTGTGCCCAGGAAAGCATAGTCTGACACATACGCAGCAACGCAGCAATGCAGCTTCATGTTGCCTTCACCTGCATGAACAAACAAGTAAACAATGTTATACTGCTTACAATTACACATCTACATACATACACTTTATACGGAATTTAttttatacatgttttaatatgaGCCGGGTATTAAAGTTGTTCTCtactaaatgttaaatatatttcagtGTCATGACAGTATGTATTCATGATGTATTCAGTACACTGTGATACACCATGTACAAAAGTCCAagcttaatgttttaatgtatgCAAACATAAGAAATGCTTTGATTCGGAAAATAACTGCGAGGCATGGCAGCCACAGTTTGCACTTGCTGTGTGCAGGTTATGGTAATGTTGTGTTTAGGCATGCTGCTGGTGCAGTCACAAGGAAGCACAAGGCTTACTGTATCATGCAGCATCATACATCATAAATGCCAACTGCCTTGTTGCATGAGGAAATATTACTCTCAGAGCTGAGGATCCACCAAGAGGTAGAAGGGAAACTTGTAATGCAGGCCGTTTGATACTTCAGGGGTCAAGTTTGATCAATCTGATCATACGGTAGGTGTGTCAAAGCTGTAACGGTAACGGTGAGGAAAGTCAGGGCAAAAAGAAGCCTCTAGATTCTCATGTTTTTTGAACTTGTGGGGTGAAGATATTTTGTATGGTGGAAGGTGTCAGTGTCATTATGTAATGTAATATTTCTGCGTTGTGGTATGAAGGGAGTGTGGAGTGAAATGGGGAAGTGAAGGGATTCATGTTTTAAGGATACTCTACAATATGTGCTGTTCATTTCTTGCAGTGTGTACATATGTGCAAATTAATGCATTTTACCAATATGTCCTCGTGCTCGCACCCAGAACAGCTGCTTTGGCTCAGCTGCAGAGAGTCTGTAAAAGTGCGGTGGGTTGACCGGCTTGACCTCAATCGGGACCTCATTAGCCAGCAGTTTGTTGAGGCCTTGTTTTGCATTTTCTGCAATGTCCGGTTTGCTGCAAGACAATAGAAGGAAATCATAATTAGGATAAGATTAGATAACAGAATTGAgttgcttaataaaaatgtattgtttggTACAATCTGTGTGTCAATGTAGTCTGTAGAACTATTTTGATTACATGACTGAATTGTAACTTGGGCCAATTCATCAAGTGTTATTTGGCCAAATGTATTGACAGAAATTGAATATATTTGAAGAATGATGCTTCCCAAGATCCAGTCAAAATTCGAATGAATCACGATTCAATTCTCCAATGGAACTACACACAAGCAGTATTCACGAGGCTGGATAAAGACGGCGATCTGCGTCACAGTCACAGAGATGGCAGAGATGATCCCCTGTGCAGAGATTTACCTGAGATAAAGATGAATAAGCTCCTCTACAGTGAGGAGGTCTTCAGGCTGAGGGACCCCGGGCATGGTGAACTGGTGCTGCAGGGGGCTCGGCTGCAGCGTGTGGAATGAGGCTTGGCAGATGAGGATAGGCTGTCCATGCTGGATGGCCTTCACGGAGCGCACCGTGAAACTGCGACCGTCTCTTGTGCGTTCCACTTGGTACAGCACCGGCACCTTCGGGTCCCCTGGAAAACACCCAAAAGACAGCCGCAGGGGGAAAAGCTTCGTCCACTTACTATGAGAATGTAGGGTGAGGGCTTTATTAAATATCTGAAGGGTATTTGCGATTCACTCTTTAAATTTCACAGATGTGATACAGCTTGTTGTAAAGCACAGGTTTACTGTAACTGTGAATAATGTTCGAGCCTTCACTGTGTCAAACATGAGCCGGCCTTTCAGTGCCACCACCTTTATAATGATGCTGCAGCTTACCCGCTCGGACAAAGTAGCAGTGGAGAGAGTGGGCAAAGAGGTTATCGTTGACAGATTTGGCAGCAGCGACGAGGGCCTGGCCAACTATCTGACCCCCAAACAAACGCTGACCGCGAGGCACCCAGTGGTGTGTCCCTCTGTgggaaacacagagaagaaCTCAGGTTAATGCAATGTAGATTTTCTATGTCAGCTTATGTAGCTTTATAAGTCAGGTTGTaagtagagatgcaccgatcccCTTTTATTCAGTTCtgattcagacatttttttaatcatactaTTAGTGTTCTTATTGTTGTTGGTATCATGTGTTGGgttacacaaagctgtagttTACCTGGCGTTGCATTtcttattcaaaaataaatattgaaatgcATAAAAATTCAAATTATTCAAAACTTTGTGATGGCAGCAACgactttaaagtttttaaatgaaatattttaaagtgaACTGTGAGAATAACACTTTTGATCAGTTCAGTCTGAGTTTCTGCAAAGCGAGACTGTGCGAGCTGAGT contains:
- the acot8 gene encoding acyl-coenzyme A thioesterase 8 — encoded protein: MAENKEGSSELQESSKDETSENSSSQFTQDLKSVLVTSVLNLEMLDVDLYRGTHHWVPRGQRLFGGQIVGQALVAAAKSVNDNLFAHSLHCYFVRAGDPKVPVLYQVERTRDGRSFTVRSVKAIQHGQPILICQASFHTLQPSPLQHQFTMPGVPQPEDLLTVEELIHLYLSKPDIAENAKQGLNKLLANEVPIEVKPVNPPHFYRLSAAEPKQLFWVRARGHIGEGNMKLHCCVAAYVSDYAFLGTALLPYPNYRAKFSASLDHAMWFHSTFRTDEWMLYECESPWAGGSRGLVQGRLWRRDGVLAASCSQEGVLRVKPVMEPSKL